The uncultured Bacteroides sp. genomic sequence TTTTGAGGGTTTTTGAATTCAATTCTAACTTCTTTTTTATCATCATTTTTATCTGGCATCCATAAGTAATTGCCGTATTCTACTTCAGATATTTTAGTAATGTCCAAGCAATCAAATAGCTTGAAATCATTTAAAAAAAAAACATTGCCACTGCTTGCAGAAATTTTACTCTTGTATGTTATGCTATTTGTTGATCTTTGCCAAAAAACGGCATCGGAGTTGATCACTTTTGAGGCCATACCAAATGCTCTTTGACTTCTATGCTTAAGTAATGCTTTTGATATCGGATTATGTACTATCGAATGTGTTAATATATTTTTACACACAGGGATACGAACTCTATTTATCCAATTATATTGAGGTACATCAGTTTCATAAATAGGGTTTTGTAGATGGCATTCCAATGGCTTTTGAGTTGAAGGTAAATTTAAGTGATAAAAATCGTTGATTGAAAGCCATGCTGTGGAATAAGCAAATCCTTTGTATATTTCTGGATAATAGTCATCCGTTTCTTTTAATATTTGGCATAATGCTTCTTCAAATAATAATGAAACGGCTCTATGATCTGGATGTGCATCAAAATCAACACAGTATATTTGTTCTGGTAAATGATCATAAATCAAGTCTTTTATGTTGTTTATAATGTTTGTCCGTGTATATATGGATGGACATCCATGTTTTTTTGTGGCATAATCTGGATGTTCAGGTGTGCCATAGGTCTCTTTCTTGCCTATTGATGAAAATATAAGTTCATTAGATGAAGCATGATAGATGTGAGTATATTTAGTTTGACTCCATGCATTACCATACCCCAAGAAGTATATATTGCTTTCTTTTACACCTAAAACTTTACAAGAATTTATTCCTTCTTTAGTTCTTTTAGAAGTTTGATTATAAATATCTGCATTTATAGCAAAAACGACTATTACATTACAATTGCTTTTGACTAAATTTTTTATTACAGCTCCAGCTACATTAATTTCATCATCCTGATGTGGTATAATAATCATTGCTGTATTACAATGCTTATTTAAATCAGAAAAATAACTATTCTGAAAATTATTACCATAATTTAATTTCATAGAAGATAAAACTATTGGTATAATTATTCCTAAAATACATACAAAGCAAATAATTACTATTATTCCTTCCATTATTAGTTATTTATAT encodes the following:
- a CDS encoding PIG-L family deacetylase gives rise to the protein MEGIIVIICFVCILGIIIPIVLSSMKLNYGNNFQNSYFSDLNKHCNTAMIIIPHQDDEINVAGAVIKNLVKSNCNVIVVFAINADIYNQTSKRTKEGINSCKVLGVKESNIYFLGYGNAWSQTKYTHIYHASSNELIFSSIGKKETYGTPEHPDYATKKHGCPSIYTRTNIINNIKDLIYDHLPEQIYCVDFDAHPDHRAVSLLFEEALCQILKETDDYYPEIYKGFAYSTAWLSINDFYHLNLPSTQKPLECHLQNPIYETDVPQYNWINRVRIPVCKNILTHSIVHNPISKALLKHRSQRAFGMASKVINSDAVFWQRSTNSITYKSKISASSGNVFFLNDFKLFDCLDITKISEVEYGNYLWMPDKNDDKKEVRIEFKNPQNINKVSLYNNFDLTSIILSGVLTFSDNSKVLVGPLNPNGSKKEVCFPTKKEISFLSFKILTYEGRAPGLTEIEVFSPNKKKEQIQIIKLLDKDNDMFIYRYFVKTGIEEVPLEIYQYPESLSYNTMIINQEESKAYLENEIIHFEKGFKYCKVRVELKDYNNIYDEVEFIQLNHWDIFIYNDLTYISKIATFLIKVYYRIRDYFYIQVK